The Micromonospora sp. WMMD961 genome has a segment encoding these proteins:
- a CDS encoding ATP-binding cassette domain-containing protein has product MAGIEVTALHKRYPDGTVAVEHVDLSIGHGELFVMLGPSGCGKTTTLRAIAGLERQTAGDIRIGDTLVNDLRPAERDIAMVFQFYALYPHLRTSDNLAFPLRAEGLPKQEVHARVEEAARLMRLGPLLDRRPRQLSGGEQQRVALARALVRRPRAFLMDEPLTNLDAELRADMRTEIKHLQGELGATMVYVTHDQVEAMSLGHRIAILNKGRVEQIGTPLEVYDRPASLFCAAFIGSPPMNLIEVEVADGKLHGRGGLVLTPPPGLPRDRRLVAGVRPEALEVTAPGTEGSIPARVVSVEWLGDEIIYVVDHGGERDVRVRMPPTVRFAAEAKVGLRHTGGTPPVYDVSTEELVG; this is encoded by the coding sequence ATGGCGGGCATCGAGGTGACCGCGCTGCACAAGCGCTACCCGGACGGGACGGTCGCGGTCGAGCACGTCGACCTGTCCATCGGCCACGGCGAGCTGTTCGTGATGCTCGGCCCTTCGGGGTGCGGCAAGACGACCACGCTGCGGGCCATCGCCGGCCTGGAGAGGCAGACGGCGGGCGACATCCGCATCGGTGACACGCTGGTCAACGACCTGCGGCCCGCCGAACGCGACATCGCCATGGTGTTCCAGTTCTACGCGCTGTACCCGCACCTGCGAACCAGCGACAACCTGGCGTTCCCGCTACGGGCCGAAGGGCTACCCAAGCAGGAGGTGCACGCGCGGGTCGAGGAGGCCGCCCGGCTGATGCGGCTCGGTCCGCTGCTGGACCGGCGACCGCGCCAGTTGTCCGGCGGGGAGCAGCAGCGGGTCGCGCTGGCCCGCGCCCTGGTGCGCCGACCGCGCGCGTTCCTCATGGACGAACCGCTCACCAACCTGGACGCCGAGCTGCGGGCGGACATGCGCACGGAGATCAAGCATCTGCAGGGTGAGCTGGGCGCGACGATGGTCTACGTCACGCACGACCAGGTCGAGGCGATGTCGCTCGGTCACCGGATCGCCATCCTCAACAAGGGCCGCGTCGAGCAGATCGGCACGCCGCTGGAGGTCTACGACCGGCCGGCGAGCCTCTTCTGCGCCGCGTTCATCGGCTCCCCGCCGATGAACCTGATCGAGGTGGAGGTGGCCGACGGGAAGCTGCACGGTCGGGGCGGGCTTGTTCTCACGCCACCGCCGGGCCTGCCGCGCGACCGCCGCCTGGTCGCCGGCGTCCGGCCGGAGGCGCTGGAGGTCACCGCACCCGGGACGGAGGGCTCGATCCCGGCCCGGGTGGTCTCGGTGGAGTGGCTGGGCGACGAAATCATCTACGTGGTCGACCACGGCGGCGAGCGTGACGTCCGGGTCCGGATGCCACCGACTGTTCGGTTCGCCGCTGAGGCGAAGGTCGGGCTGCGGCACACCGGCGGAACCCCGCCGGTGTACGACGTGAGCACGGAAGAGCTGGTGGGCTGA
- a CDS encoding extracellular solute-binding protein, which produces MLLVATTLTACGEDKDDGGNASAPKAPATIPELTNDPLTLSFIWFDWPPAQALEAFANAEYKKERPNATIKVNTVPNANWHDAMFTQFAARKTDFDIAILDSQHIGEAVTNGNILDLTDFVKKNIDVAAYNPYLLAAYGQFPQAETGKRDENASLYGLPLLGDTWTMIYRKDLIGDKPPQTWDQMISAAEKCQADNPGVSGLAFHQANGSDAAAVTYNTVNGVYGGNLWDPKNRKIEGVLNDAAGQEAMDVLVNKMKPLTAKGSGNWFIDEVNAAVAQGKACIAFNWIAASGGLLDPKQSTLGTTREQILDKLGFATLPSQKTNLVPLGGMGMHVSAYSSAANQAEALNFMKWFEQADVQKKWAAAGGVPARTDALASPEFLNAGPFNQVYADSVPRMRDMWNVPEYARLVDIENTNVNAALNGAKKPKDALDDIAKEQQNVLDSSNRKGGGGL; this is translated from the coding sequence ATGCTGCTCGTGGCCACGACCCTGACGGCTTGTGGCGAGGACAAGGACGACGGCGGGAACGCGAGCGCCCCCAAGGCGCCGGCGACCATCCCGGAGCTCACCAACGACCCGCTGACCCTCAGCTTCATCTGGTTCGACTGGCCCCCCGCCCAGGCACTGGAAGCCTTCGCGAACGCGGAGTACAAGAAAGAGCGGCCGAACGCGACCATCAAGGTCAACACCGTGCCGAACGCGAACTGGCACGACGCGATGTTCACCCAGTTCGCCGCGCGTAAGACCGACTTCGACATCGCGATCCTGGACTCGCAACACATCGGCGAGGCCGTGACGAACGGCAACATCCTCGACCTCACCGACTTCGTCAAGAAGAACATCGACGTCGCGGCCTACAACCCGTACCTCCTGGCGGCCTACGGCCAGTTCCCCCAGGCGGAGACCGGCAAGCGCGACGAGAACGCCAGTCTGTACGGACTGCCGCTGCTCGGCGACACCTGGACGATGATCTACCGCAAGGACCTGATCGGCGACAAGCCACCGCAGACCTGGGACCAGATGATCTCAGCCGCCGAGAAGTGCCAGGCGGACAACCCCGGTGTCAGCGGCCTGGCGTTCCACCAGGCCAACGGCTCCGACGCCGCGGCCGTCACCTACAACACCGTCAACGGGGTCTACGGCGGCAATCTCTGGGACCCCAAGAACCGCAAGATCGAGGGCGTCCTCAACGACGCCGCGGGCCAGGAGGCGATGGACGTCCTGGTCAACAAGATGAAGCCGCTGACCGCCAAGGGCTCCGGCAACTGGTTCATCGACGAGGTTAACGCGGCGGTCGCCCAAGGCAAGGCCTGCATCGCGTTCAACTGGATCGCCGCGAGCGGCGGCCTGCTCGATCCCAAGCAGTCGACGCTCGGCACCACGCGGGAGCAGATTCTCGACAAGCTGGGCTTTGCCACCCTGCCGAGCCAGAAGACGAACCTGGTCCCTCTCGGCGGTATGGGGATGCACGTGTCGGCCTACTCCTCGGCGGCGAACCAGGCGGAGGCCCTGAACTTCATGAAGTGGTTCGAGCAGGCTGACGTCCAGAAGAAGTGGGCCGCGGCCGGTGGCGTGCCAGCGCGTACGGACGCCCTGGCGTCGCCCGAGTTCCTCAACGCCGGGCCGTTCAACCAGGTGTACGCCGACTCGGTACCGCGAATGCGGGACATGTGGAACGTGCCCGAGTACGCGCGCCTCGTCGACATCGAGAACACCAACGTGAACGCGGCGCTCAACGGCGCGAAGAAGCCGAAGGACGCGCTCGACGACATCGCCAAGGAGCAGCAGAACGTGCTCGACTCCAGCAACCGCAAGGGTGGCGGCGGACTGTGA
- a CDS encoding sugar ABC transporter permease has product MKDPAPLTTDHPGQVASATPPAPGRSRRLSDRWLAVTFISPAMLLLLGMSVFPLLWALYLSFTDYSATRGGPANFIGFGNYTAILTSAQVHTRALTTLIYVVGAVGLQTVLGFGIAYLISRRSRGRGALTTLFLVPMMLSPVVVGLFWRFMLDAQFGVVNSMLGSVGLGQVEWLTRQRTALTSLIVVDTWQWTPFIMLIALAGLSAVPKYLYEAASIDRASEWFRFRTITLPLVWPLLLIAVMFRAIEAFRLFDLVYILTSGGPGVSTETLSFHIYKVAFLGFNSGTASAYGILMVLVVIVLTQIYLRYLNKLKED; this is encoded by the coding sequence GTGAAAGACCCCGCCCCGCTGACCACGGACCACCCCGGGCAGGTGGCGTCCGCGACGCCACCTGCACCGGGGCGGTCCCGGCGGCTGAGCGACCGCTGGCTCGCCGTCACGTTCATCTCCCCCGCGATGCTGCTGTTGCTCGGCATGTCGGTGTTCCCGCTGCTGTGGGCGTTGTACCTGTCGTTCACCGACTACTCGGCCACCCGTGGGGGGCCCGCCAACTTCATCGGGTTCGGTAACTACACCGCCATCCTGACGTCGGCGCAGGTGCACACGAGGGCCCTGACGACGTTGATCTACGTGGTCGGCGCGGTCGGCCTGCAGACCGTGCTCGGTTTCGGCATCGCCTACCTGATCTCGCGGCGCTCGCGCGGGCGGGGAGCGCTGACCACCCTGTTCCTGGTGCCGATGATGCTGTCGCCGGTCGTGGTCGGGCTGTTCTGGCGATTCATGCTCGACGCGCAGTTCGGCGTGGTCAACAGCATGCTCGGCTCGGTCGGTCTGGGGCAGGTGGAGTGGCTCACCCGGCAGCGGACGGCACTGACCTCCCTGATCGTCGTCGACACCTGGCAGTGGACGCCGTTCATCATGCTCATCGCACTCGCGGGACTCAGCGCGGTGCCCAAGTACCTCTACGAGGCCGCCTCGATCGACCGGGCGTCCGAGTGGTTCCGGTTCCGCACGATCACTCTTCCGCTGGTGTGGCCGCTGCTCCTCATCGCCGTGATGTTCCGGGCCATCGAGGCGTTCCGGCTGTTCGACCTCGTCTACATCCTCACCAGCGGAGGCCCGGGTGTCTCCACCGAGACGTTGTCGTTCCACATCTACAAGGTCGCGTTCCTGGGCTTCAACTCCGGCACCGCCTCGGCGTACGGGATCCTCATGGTCCTCGTCGTCATCGTCCTCACGCAGATCTACCTGCGCTACCTGAACAAGCTCAAGGAGGACTGA
- a CDS encoding ABC transporter ATP-binding protein: MGTVAAHGLRKSFGKVQALDGVTLDVPDGSFFVVLGPSGAGKTTTLRALAGLEKLDAGSVHLDGRDATRDSPAARDLAMVFQSYALYPRRTVYENIASPLRARHRSSSEIAAAVEQMSSLLHIERLLQRRPAQLSGGEMQRVALARALVRSPRAFLMDEPLTNLDLKLRVEMRTELTRIHRSLGATFVYVTNDQVEALSMADQVAVLKEGKVQQVGTPTEVYERPANQWVAGFVGSPPISLLACRAEGDRLVGADGWTLPRPRWTTAEDGRALLLGLRAEDLSVEQRGDASLSGELYGLEPLGDRTVVDVRVGTELLKVKARPTVTGTPGERLLVTVDLDRAHLFDAGTGLSLSEAGR, from the coding sequence ATGGGAACCGTGGCAGCGCACGGGCTGCGCAAGTCCTTCGGCAAGGTCCAGGCCCTGGACGGGGTGACGCTGGACGTGCCGGACGGCTCGTTCTTCGTCGTGCTCGGGCCCTCCGGGGCGGGCAAGACGACGACCCTGCGGGCCCTCGCCGGCCTGGAGAAGCTCGACGCCGGGTCGGTCCATCTGGACGGGAGGGACGCGACCCGCGACTCCCCGGCCGCCCGCGACCTGGCCATGGTCTTCCAGAGCTACGCCCTCTACCCGCGACGCACCGTGTACGAGAACATCGCCTCGCCGCTTCGGGCACGTCACCGTTCGTCGAGCGAGATCGCCGCCGCCGTCGAGCAGATGTCGAGCCTGCTGCACATCGAACGTCTGCTGCAGCGTCGTCCGGCGCAGTTGTCGGGCGGTGAGATGCAGCGGGTGGCCCTGGCCCGGGCGCTGGTCCGTAGCCCACGCGCGTTCCTCATGGACGAGCCGCTGACGAACCTCGACCTCAAGCTCCGGGTCGAGATGCGTACCGAGCTGACCCGCATCCACCGGAGCCTCGGCGCGACCTTCGTCTACGTGACCAACGACCAGGTCGAGGCCCTGTCCATGGCCGACCAGGTCGCGGTCCTCAAGGAGGGGAAGGTGCAACAGGTCGGAACGCCGACCGAGGTGTACGAGCGTCCCGCGAACCAGTGGGTCGCGGGATTCGTCGGAAGCCCGCCGATCAGCCTGCTCGCCTGCCGCGCCGAGGGAGATCGTCTGGTCGGTGCGGACGGGTGGACGCTCCCGCGGCCCCGCTGGACCACGGCCGAGGACGGTCGTGCGCTGCTGCTGGGCCTGCGCGCGGAGGACCTGTCCGTCGAGCAGCGTGGGGACGCGTCGTTGTCCGGGGAGCTCTACGGGCTTGAGCCGCTCGGTGACCGAACGGTGGTCGACGTCCGAGTGGGGACGGAGCTCCTCAAGGTCAAGGCACGACCGACCGTCACCGGTACGCCGGGCGAGCGGCTCCTCGTCACTGTCGACCTGGACCGTGCGCACCTGTTCGACGCGGGTACCGGGCTGTCGCTGTCCGAGGCTGGGCGGTAA
- a CDS encoding DJ-1/PfpI family protein, with amino-acid sequence MPRALLLTGDAAEELDTMYPYYRVQEGGWDVDVSSRTMRDVQLVIHEFDPNSDAYVEKNGRKLPVDVPWADVDVERYDALIIPGGRAPEWIRVDADVRRITEHFFASNLPIALVCHGAQVPAVYGLLKGRKTACFPPITGDMENAGATVIDAPDVVDGNLVSCRGWPDMPQFGRAMMEVFSKSVSPASA; translated from the coding sequence GTGCCCAGAGCGCTGCTCCTGACCGGCGACGCCGCCGAGGAACTCGACACCATGTATCCCTACTACCGCGTGCAGGAGGGCGGCTGGGACGTCGACGTCTCGTCACGGACGATGCGTGACGTGCAACTGGTCATCCACGAGTTCGACCCCAACTCCGACGCCTACGTGGAGAAGAACGGCCGGAAGCTGCCGGTCGACGTGCCCTGGGCCGACGTCGACGTCGAGCGGTACGACGCCCTCATCATCCCGGGGGGACGCGCCCCCGAGTGGATCCGGGTCGACGCCGACGTCAGGCGCATCACCGAGCACTTCTTCGCGAGCAACCTCCCCATCGCACTGGTGTGCCACGGAGCGCAGGTGCCAGCGGTGTACGGGCTGCTGAAGGGTCGCAAGACGGCGTGCTTCCCACCGATCACCGGTGACATGGAGAACGCGGGCGCGACGGTCATCGACGCCCCCGACGTCGTCGACGGCAACCTCGTCTCCTGCCGGGGATGGCCCGACATGCCGCAGTTCGGCAGGGCGATGATGGAGGTCTTCTCGAAGTCCGTCAGCCCCGCGTCGGCATGA
- a CDS encoding ABC transporter ATP-binding protein — MSTTPVIEVERLNLTYGDFHAVKDLSFEVRPGELYALLGTNGAGKTSTLEVVEGHRKPTSGAVRVFGHSPDDRRAVRPRMGVMLQEGGFSPDLTVRESVGLVGRLTRRADDVDRVLDLVDLTGRAGRKVAQLSGGEKRRLDFATAVYGTPELIFLDEPTTGLDIQSRDAVWATVDRLREDGATIVLTTHYLEEAQQRADRIGLMHEGILHREGTVSELTRTLPGVIRFSLAAPVPPLPLQAVVDADGKATVESFELQKDLHLLLGWAHDHAVELRDLTAGPTRLDDVFRAINS; from the coding sequence ATGTCCACCACACCTGTCATCGAAGTCGAACGGCTGAACCTCACCTACGGCGACTTCCACGCCGTGAAGGACCTTTCCTTCGAGGTACGGCCGGGAGAGCTCTACGCGCTGCTGGGCACCAACGGAGCCGGGAAGACCTCGACCCTGGAAGTTGTCGAGGGACACCGGAAGCCGACCTCGGGCGCGGTACGCGTCTTCGGACACAGCCCCGACGACCGGCGAGCGGTACGTCCCCGAATGGGAGTCATGCTCCAGGAGGGCGGTTTCTCCCCGGATCTCACCGTCCGTGAGTCCGTCGGTCTGGTCGGCCGGCTCACCCGACGCGCCGACGACGTCGACCGGGTGCTCGATCTGGTCGACCTCACCGGCCGGGCCGGGCGCAAGGTGGCGCAGCTGTCCGGCGGGGAGAAGCGGCGACTGGACTTCGCCACCGCGGTCTACGGCACTCCGGAGCTGATCTTCCTGGACGAGCCGACCACCGGCCTCGACATCCAGTCCCGCGACGCCGTCTGGGCGACCGTGGACCGGCTGCGGGAGGACGGCGCGACCATCGTGCTCACCACGCACTACCTGGAGGAGGCACAACAGCGCGCCGACCGGATCGGGCTCATGCACGAGGGGATCCTCCACCGCGAGGGCACCGTCTCCGAGCTGACCCGCACCCTCCCCGGCGTGATCCGCTTCTCCCTTGCCGCGCCGGTTCCGCCGCTACCGCTGCAGGCGGTCGTCGACGCCGACGGGAAGGCCACTGTCGAGTCCTTCGAACTGCAGAAGGACCTGCACCTCCTGCTCGGCTGGGCGCACGACCACGCCGTGGAACTGCGCGACCTGACAGCGGGACCGACCCGGCTCGACGACGTGTTCCGCGCCATCAACAGTTGA
- a CDS encoding GPP34 family phosphoprotein produces the protein MSTEARSDAPTLVEDLLLLLFQPASGTIAGENTLFYVLGGAVLADLALGEHLTTTDRGRVSSVAAHPPSDSLLRPAWDYLAEKPRGVQTALAAIGPNLRKPVLERLIARGDIDQEPRKVLGLFRTTALRDGRTERRARLLADVRRVLVDGAQPQARVAALAALLSASGTLPQFHREIPWTSPVIRRAKELEQGDWGADAAAAAVTRTVTATVVNSAVVAISVLPRS, from the coding sequence ATGAGCACCGAAGCCCGGTCGGACGCCCCGACCCTCGTGGAAGATCTCCTCCTGCTCCTGTTCCAACCCGCATCCGGGACCATCGCCGGCGAGAACACCCTGTTCTACGTCCTGGGCGGAGCCGTCCTCGCGGACCTCGCCCTCGGTGAGCACCTGACCACGACGGACCGGGGGCGGGTCAGCAGCGTGGCGGCTCACCCGCCGTCGGACAGCCTCCTGCGCCCGGCGTGGGACTACCTCGCCGAGAAACCGAGGGGGGTGCAGACCGCCCTGGCGGCGATCGGTCCCAACCTGCGCAAGCCGGTTCTGGAGCGGCTCATCGCACGAGGCGACATCGACCAGGAACCCCGTAAGGTGCTCGGCCTGTTCCGGACGACGGCCCTGCGCGACGGCCGGACCGAACGACGGGCCCGCCTGCTCGCCGACGTTCGGCGGGTCCTCGTGGACGGTGCGCAGCCGCAGGCCCGGGTCGCCGCGCTCGCGGCGCTGCTCTCGGCCAGCGGGACCCTCCCGCAGTTCCACCGCGAGATCCCGTGGACCTCACCGGTGATCAGGCGAGCCAAGGAACTCGAGCAGGGCGACTGGGGCGCCGACGCCGCGGCGGCAGCCGTGACCCGCACCGTGACGGCCACCGTCGTCAACAGCGCCGTCGTGGCCATCTCCGTGCTTCCGCGAAGCTAG
- a CDS encoding carbohydrate ABC transporter permease yields the protein MAVSVDEAVSTGAAPDHGPPARRLGGRGRSVVEIALLTVLAVVMLFPVLWMLETSIKENRDVYAIPAKFFDFAVTLQHYKDVFVAQGDGRTPVSVSFLNSVVVAGASTLLATVLGVPAAWAYSRFAVKAKKDQLFFILSTRFMPPVVVVIPIFLMYRQIGLYDNKLGLILIYTAFNVPFTIWMMKGFVDEVPAEYEDAAMLDGYTRLQAFWRYTLPLLVPGIAATAVFALIFSWNEFVFATFLTSSDSVRTAPPAIAGLIGGTTTDWGLVAASSVVFALPVLVFAYLVRKHLIAGVTLGAVRR from the coding sequence ATGGCCGTCTCCGTCGACGAGGCCGTGTCCACCGGTGCAGCCCCGGACCACGGGCCGCCCGCGCGCCGCCTCGGCGGTCGAGGCCGCTCCGTGGTGGAGATCGCGCTGCTGACCGTACTGGCCGTGGTGATGCTCTTCCCGGTGCTGTGGATGCTCGAGACGTCGATCAAGGAGAACCGGGACGTCTACGCCATCCCGGCCAAGTTCTTCGACTTCGCCGTCACTCTGCAGCATTACAAGGACGTGTTCGTCGCCCAGGGGGACGGCCGCACGCCCGTGTCCGTCAGCTTCCTCAACTCGGTGGTGGTCGCCGGGGCTTCCACGCTGCTGGCCACCGTGCTGGGGGTCCCGGCGGCCTGGGCCTACTCACGCTTCGCCGTGAAGGCCAAGAAGGACCAACTGTTCTTCATCCTGTCGACCCGCTTCATGCCGCCCGTGGTGGTCGTGATCCCGATCTTCCTCATGTACCGCCAGATCGGCCTCTACGACAACAAGCTCGGCCTGATCCTCATCTACACCGCGTTCAACGTCCCGTTCACGATCTGGATGATGAAGGGTTTCGTCGACGAGGTGCCCGCCGAGTACGAGGACGCCGCCATGCTCGACGGGTACACCCGTCTGCAGGCGTTCTGGCGGTACACCCTGCCGCTGCTCGTGCCCGGCATCGCCGCGACGGCGGTCTTCGCCCTCATCTTCTCGTGGAACGAGTTCGTGTTCGCCACCTTCCTCACCTCCAGCGACAGCGTGCGGACGGCCCCACCGGCCATCGCCGGCCTGATCGGCGGCACCACCACGGACTGGGGTCTGGTAGCCGCCTCCTCGGTGGTGTTCGCCCTACCGGTGCTCGTCTTCGCGTACCTGGTGCGCAAGCACCTCATCGCCGGTGTGACGCTCGGGGCGGTGCGACGCTGA
- a CDS encoding nuclear transport factor 2 family protein — protein sequence MNDREHATRADVLRRMETAMNSHDLDALADSFAEDFHSELPIHPGRSFTGREQMRKNWAFLFAHVPDLAARVLQSVSDGNQVWSEWKIHGTTVDGNRYLSRGVTIMRLHEDRIASVRFYLDDVDPD from the coding sequence ATGAACGATCGAGAGCATGCCACTCGTGCCGATGTCCTACGGCGCATGGAGACGGCGATGAACAGCCACGACCTGGACGCACTCGCCGACTCCTTCGCCGAGGACTTCCACTCCGAACTGCCGATCCACCCCGGACGCTCCTTCACCGGCCGCGAACAGATGCGCAAGAACTGGGCCTTCTTGTTCGCACACGTGCCCGACCTGGCTGCACGGGTCCTGCAGTCGGTCAGCGACGGCAACCAGGTGTGGAGCGAGTGGAAAATCCACGGCACCACGGTCGACGGCAACCGGTACCTGTCGCGCGGCGTGACCATCATGCGGTTGCACGAGGACCGGATCGCCTCGGTGCGGTTCTACCTCGACGACGTCGACCCGGACTGA
- a CDS encoding GntR family transcriptional regulator yields MDDEAITTRGRRAVPGGMPPGRAGGRLADEVYDTLLGQLMSLRIEPGSRVTIDVLARELGVSQTPIRDALNRMEAEGLVVRVPHAGYRIPPQITRHRFEDMLEVRLLLEPAAARRSAERASSEQVAGLRRMLEEMAELEGGNGPTAYGAFGLRDAAFHDLVALSAENQVIREALARLHSHVHLFRLHHDTQVTHLAMAEHEDVVAAIAARDPDAAAYAMRRHILRSGDRFRRLFDEVTDANGMAVEA; encoded by the coding sequence ATGGACGACGAAGCGATTACCACGCGGGGGCGTAGGGCCGTGCCGGGCGGGATGCCGCCGGGAAGAGCTGGCGGCCGGCTCGCCGACGAGGTGTACGACACGCTGCTCGGGCAACTGATGTCGCTACGGATCGAGCCCGGCTCCCGGGTCACGATCGACGTCCTGGCCCGAGAGCTGGGGGTCTCGCAGACGCCCATCCGAGACGCCCTGAACCGCATGGAAGCCGAGGGCCTGGTCGTGCGTGTGCCCCATGCCGGCTACCGGATCCCCCCGCAGATCACCCGTCACCGCTTCGAGGACATGCTCGAGGTCCGCCTGCTTCTCGAACCGGCGGCGGCCCGCAGGTCCGCCGAACGCGCGTCCTCCGAGCAGGTGGCCGGTCTGCGACGAATGCTGGAGGAGATGGCGGAGTTGGAGGGGGGCAACGGGCCTACGGCGTACGGTGCCTTCGGGCTGCGCGACGCCGCCTTCCACGATCTCGTCGCCCTGAGCGCGGAGAACCAGGTCATCCGGGAAGCGCTCGCTCGCCTGCACAGCCACGTGCACCTCTTCCGGCTGCACCACGACACCCAGGTCACCCATCTGGCGATGGCCGAACACGAGGACGTCGTGGCCGCGATCGCCGCGCGTGACCCCGACGCCGCCGCCTACGCGATGCGTCGGCACATCCTGCGATCGGGTGATCGTTTCCGCCGATTGTTCGACGAAGTCACCGATGCGAATGGAATGGCGGTGGAGGCTTGA
- a CDS encoding alpha/beta hydrolase: MTTLRTVTVDGSPVHILEGGTGPAVLMLHGSGPGTTGSGAWAATAQALGTSWHLVAPDQAGFGRTPVPAGSRGGLRLWTEQAAGVMDALGIEHYAVVGHSMGGAVALALAAERPEQVTRVVAVSTMGAPGAPLSADLDAIWAAPAGPPGARDMLSRLVLDQALVTESAVEARAAAMRAGAAAFASLFPAPRARWVDELTLSAQTLAAIRAPVLLVHGAEDRVTPLATAAQPLLAHLADVRLHVLGRCGHVPAIEHPHEFRQLLSGFLGRELQHHERSSHGPPG, encoded by the coding sequence GTGACGACACTTCGGACCGTCACAGTCGACGGTTCCCCCGTCCACATCCTGGAGGGCGGCACCGGGCCCGCGGTGCTGATGCTGCACGGCTCCGGACCCGGCACGACCGGGTCCGGAGCCTGGGCAGCGACGGCGCAGGCGTTGGGCACGTCCTGGCATCTGGTGGCTCCGGACCAGGCCGGGTTCGGCCGCACACCTGTGCCGGCGGGCTCCCGGGGCGGGCTCCGGCTGTGGACGGAGCAGGCCGCCGGCGTGATGGATGCTCTCGGTATCGAGCACTACGCCGTGGTGGGTCACTCCATGGGCGGCGCCGTGGCGCTGGCGTTGGCGGCCGAGCGCCCCGAGCAGGTCACTCGTGTCGTGGCGGTCTCGACGATGGGCGCCCCCGGGGCGCCGCTGTCCGCCGACCTCGACGCGATCTGGGCTGCCCCCGCCGGCCCGCCCGGGGCCCGGGACATGTTGAGTCGCCTCGTCCTCGACCAGGCGCTCGTGACCGAATCCGCCGTCGAGGCCCGTGCGGCTGCGATGCGAGCGGGCGCGGCCGCGTTCGCGTCGTTGTTCCCTGCACCCAGGGCGCGATGGGTCGACGAGCTCACCCTCTCGGCGCAGACGCTGGCCGCGATCCGCGCGCCCGTGCTGCTCGTGCACGGTGCCGAGGACCGGGTCACCCCGCTCGCGACGGCGGCCCAGCCTCTGCTCGCACACCTGGCCGATGTCCGTCTGCACGTGCTCGGTCGATGCGGGCACGTGCCGGCGATCGAGCACCCGCACGAGTTTCGGCAGCTGCTGTCGGGCTTCCTCGGCCGGGAGTTGCAACACCACGAGAGATCGAGTCACGGCCCTCCGGGGTAG